The sequence CAATGATTGCCTAAGCTGATAAGTGCAATGTCGCATGTCAGGAGCCAACCATGAACACCCTCATCGAACACGACGCACGTTTGGACTTGTTGCTATCGATCGCGCATGAAACGCTCGGCATCGCGACGTTCGAACTGAGCGGCAAGGCGAGCGCGGATTTACACATCGTGCGCGTCGATAGCCTCGCGAAAGCGCTGGAAGCGGCCTACGATGCCGGCCTCATGACCGGTCGTCGAGTGAGTTCGAACTGAAGTCTTGCAGACCAACGCCAGTAGTGCGGTTTCAATGCCTCTTTTCGTTGCTTTACGAAGGGCAATAAAGGCAGGGCAACAAAAAGCCCCGCGCAGCATGGCTGGGCGGGGCTTTTTGATTTTATACGGTACTGCTCGAATCTTTTTTTGGTGCCCAGGGCCGGAATCGAACCGGCACGCCTTGCGGCGGGGGATTTTGAGTCCCCTGCGTCTACCAATTTCACCACCTGGGCAGGTCTTCAAGCGCACGCGTCACAAGTAGGGCGCGCGGCGAAGACGCAGATTATGGCGGAAAATTCGACGACGAGCAAGCCGGTTGCCTTCTTCTCCTGCTCAGCCATCAAATCGTGCGTGAAAAACGTTCGAGCGTTTGCTGGCCGAGATAGCGGTCGAACACCATGGCGATGTTACGCACGAGCATGCGCCCGGCCACCTGCACTTCGAGCTTGCTGCCGCCTACCGACACCAGTCCGTCCTGCTCGAAGCCGCGCAAGCGCTCCAGTTCCGGCTCGAACGTATCGGTGAAGCGGATGCCGTATGCGGCTTCGAATTCATCGAAGCGCAGTTCCAGATTGCACATCAATTGCGTGATCACATCGCGACGCAGACGGTCGTCCGTGGTGAGGCGCACGCCGCGCGTGATCGCGAGCTTGCCCGCATCGATTGCCGCGGCATAGCCGGGCAGGTCTTTCATGTTCTGCGCGTACACGTCGCCGACCTTGCCGATCGACGACGCGCCGAAGCCGATCAGATCGCATTCCGCGCGCGTGCTGTACCCCTGGAAATTCCGATGCAACGTGCGCTGTGCCTGCGCGCGAGCGAGTTCGTCGGTGGGCAGCGCGAAGTGATCCATGCCGATGTAGACGTAGCCCGCGCCCGTGAGCCGCTCGACCACTCGTTGCAGGATCGCGAGGCGCACGTCAGGCGAGGGTAGCGTGGCCTCGTCCATCTGCCGTTGCATCTTGAAGAGCTGCGGCATATGCGCATACGCGAACACCGAAAGGCGATCGGGCGCGAGCGCGATCATCGTGTCGAGCGTGCGGCTGAAGCTATCGACCGTTTGATGCGGCAGCCCGTAAATCAGATCGACACCGATCGAGTGGAAATCCGTGTCACGCGCTGCTTGCATCACCGACACGGTCATCTCGAGCGGCTGAATGCGATTGATCGCCTGCTGCACCACCGGATCGAAATCCTGCACGCCGAGACTGAGCCGGTTGAAGCCGAGCGTGCGCAGATGCGCAATGGTTTCGGGCGACGCTTCGCGCGGATCGACTTCGATGGAATATTCGCCTTCGGTATCGGGCAGCAACGTGAAGTGCTCGCGCGCCGTGGCCATCAGTTCCGCCATTTCATCGTGCGACAGGAAGGTGGGCGTGCCGCCGCCCAAATGCAATTGCGACACGGGGCGCTGCGTGTCGAAACACGCCGCCTGCAAAGCCATTTCGCGCTTCAGTTGCTCGACATAGGGACGCGCGTGCGCGCGGTTTTTCGTGGCGACCTTGTTGCAACCGCAGTAGAAGCACACGGTGTCGCAAAAGGGGATGTGGAAGTACAGCGAGAGATCGGTGGAAGACGCGCCTGGATCGGCGGCGGCGCGCAAATAGTCGGCGGGATCGAACGCGTCGCGGAACTGCAAGGCGGTTGGATAGGACGTATACCGTGGACCGTTCGCGTTGTATTTGGCGAGCAGATCGGGGCGGAATAGCGTGTTGGCGGTGGTCATGGGGCGCTCGGGTTTGACAGCCACCTTTGAAGAGGCACGAACCGGCGGATTCTCGGGACCGGATCGAACAGCGCAGACGCCTCTTGAGCGTGGCCTTTCGTGTCTGCCAAGTTTACGTGAGCGACCCGTTGCCGGATTGTGTAAAAAGGTCGCACGGGATGCGATGGCACAATGCGGGTCTGGTGTTGCATTGTCTGTTTTCGAGTTCAGGAAAAATGTCGTGAGTGATGTGCCGAACAGTGTTGTGAAGCGCGAGTCCCCATTCGATGTGGCCGGTCATGCGTGCCGCCCCGATTGCGGCGCGTGCTGTATCTCGCCGTCGATTTCGAGCCCGATCCCCGGTATGCCGCATGGCAAGCCGGCGGGCGTGCGCTGCGTGCAGCTCGGCGACGATCTGCGCTGTGCGATCTTCGGTCAGCCGGAGCGGCCGGCGTGTTGTTCCGGTCTGCAACCGCAGGTGGAAATGTGCGGCGCGAGCCGCGGCGAAGCACTCGCATGGCTTACCCAGCTTGAAACGCAGACTCAACC comes from Burkholderia sp. GAS332 and encodes:
- a CDS encoding oxygen-independent coproporphyrinogen-3 oxidase, translated to MTTANTLFRPDLLAKYNANGPRYTSYPTALQFRDAFDPADYLRAAADPGASSTDLSLYFHIPFCDTVCFYCGCNKVATKNRAHARPYVEQLKREMALQAACFDTQRPVSQLHLGGGTPTFLSHDEMAELMATAREHFTLLPDTEGEYSIEVDPREASPETIAHLRTLGFNRLSLGVQDFDPVVQQAINRIQPLEMTVSVMQAARDTDFHSIGVDLIYGLPHQTVDSFSRTLDTMIALAPDRLSVFAYAHMPQLFKMQRQMDEATLPSPDVRLAILQRVVERLTGAGYVYIGMDHFALPTDELARAQAQRTLHRNFQGYSTRAECDLIGFGASSIGKVGDVYAQNMKDLPGYAAAIDAGKLAITRGVRLTTDDRLRRDVITQLMCNLELRFDEFEAAYGIRFTDTFEPELERLRGFEQDGLVSVGGSKLEVQVAGRMLVRNIAMVFDRYLGQQTLERFSRTI